In one window of Tubulanus polymorphus chromosome 3, tnTubPoly1.2, whole genome shotgun sequence DNA:
- the LOC141901808 gene encoding aldo-keto reductase 1B-like isoform X1 translates to MSIAVKSVTIANGVNMPVLGLGTWQSVGGECEQVVKDAIDCGYRHIDTATLYMNEKEVGCAISAKIKDGTVKREDLFITTKLWNTFHRKDLVLPSLKESMNNLQLEYLDLFLIHWPMAFKEGKEIVLTDKDGNIMFSDVPFIDTWKEMEKAVNMGLVKAIGVSNFNSKQVQMIIDEGTIKPANIQVECHPYFNNSKLMNFCRERNISVTAYSPFGSPQRGWQKDDEPLVIADERLKPIAEKHGKTPAQVVLRYIIQRGAIAIPKSVTRSRIEQNINVFDFELSEDEMKVIDSFEQKRRIAFDWGAEKHRDYPFHEEF, encoded by the exons ATGAGTATTGCAGTAAAATCTGTGACCATCGCTAATGGTGTCAACATGCCCGTCCTCGGGCTCGGTACTTGGCAG TCAGTAGGTGGTGAATGTGAACAAGTGGTAAAGGATGCAATAGACTGTGGATACCGTCACATAGATACAGCAACTTTGTATATGAATGAAAAGGAAGTTGGATGTGCAATATCGGCTAAGATCAAGGATGGCACTGTTAAAAGAGAAGATCTTTTTATTACGACCAAG cTATGGAATACATTTCATCGCAAAGATTTGGTGTTACCCTCTTTAAAAGAATCAATGAACAACTTACAACTTGAATATCTGGATCTATTTTTAATACATTGGCCTATGGCATTCAAA GAAGGAAAAGAAATAGTTCTGACAGACAAAGATGGTAATATCATGTTTTCAGATGTACCGTTTATTGATACTTGGAAG GAAATGGAAAAAGCTGTTAATATGGGTTTGGTTAAGGCGATTGGAGTGTCGAATTTCAATAGTAAACAGGTGCAAATGATCATTGATGAGGGAACCATAAAACCAGCAAACATCCAG GTGGAATGTCATCCGTACTTCAACAACTCAAAACTGATGAATTTCTGCCGAGAAAGGAATATTTCAGTTACTGCTTACAGTCCTTTTGGTTCTCCACAAAGGGGCTG GCAAAAGGATGACGAACCATTGGTAATTGCTGACGAAAGATTGAAACCAATAGCAGAAAAACATGGGAAAACTCCAGCTCag GTTGTTCTACGCTACATTATTCAAAGGGGAGCGATTGCGATTCCTAAAAGTGTGACACGTAGCCGCATTGAACAAAATATCAATGTATTTGACTTTGAGCTGTCCGAAGATGAGATGAAAGTGATTGATTCTTTTGAGCAGAAGAGAAGGATTGCCTTCGATTG GGGAGCAGAAAAGCATAGAGACTATCCATTCCATGAAGAATTTTAA
- the LOC141901808 gene encoding aldo-keto reductase family 1 member B1-like isoform X2 — protein sequence MSIAVKSVTIANGVNMPVLGLGTWQSVGGECEQVVKDAIDCGYRHIDTATLYMNEKEVGCAISAKIKDGTVKREDLFITTKEGKEIVLTDKDGNIMFSDVPFIDTWKEMEKAVNMGLVKAIGVSNFNSKQVQMIIDEGTIKPANIQVECHPYFNNSKLMNFCRERNISVTAYSPFGSPQRGWQKDDEPLVIADERLKPIAEKHGKTPAQVVLRYIIQRGAIAIPKSVTRSRIEQNINVFDFELSEDEMKVIDSFEQKRRIAFDWGAEKHRDYPFHEEF from the exons ATGAGTATTGCAGTAAAATCTGTGACCATCGCTAATGGTGTCAACATGCCCGTCCTCGGGCTCGGTACTTGGCAG TCAGTAGGTGGTGAATGTGAACAAGTGGTAAAGGATGCAATAGACTGTGGATACCGTCACATAGATACAGCAACTTTGTATATGAATGAAAAGGAAGTTGGATGTGCAATATCGGCTAAGATCAAGGATGGCACTGTTAAAAGAGAAGATCTTTTTATTACGACCAAG GAAGGAAAAGAAATAGTTCTGACAGACAAAGATGGTAATATCATGTTTTCAGATGTACCGTTTATTGATACTTGGAAG GAAATGGAAAAAGCTGTTAATATGGGTTTGGTTAAGGCGATTGGAGTGTCGAATTTCAATAGTAAACAGGTGCAAATGATCATTGATGAGGGAACCATAAAACCAGCAAACATCCAG GTGGAATGTCATCCGTACTTCAACAACTCAAAACTGATGAATTTCTGCCGAGAAAGGAATATTTCAGTTACTGCTTACAGTCCTTTTGGTTCTCCACAAAGGGGCTG GCAAAAGGATGACGAACCATTGGTAATTGCTGACGAAAGATTGAAACCAATAGCAGAAAAACATGGGAAAACTCCAGCTCag GTTGTTCTACGCTACATTATTCAAAGGGGAGCGATTGCGATTCCTAAAAGTGTGACACGTAGCCGCATTGAACAAAATATCAATGTATTTGACTTTGAGCTGTCCGAAGATGAGATGAAAGTGATTGATTCTTTTGAGCAGAAGAGAAGGATTGCCTTCGATTG GGGAGCAGAAAAGCATAGAGACTATCCATTCCATGAAGAATTTTAA